The segment TAGGCCAGATCATGGATGACGTAGATGCCGTGCTCTTTGGCAAAGTCCACGATACGCTGGAAAAATTCCAGATCAACCACCTGTGTTGTGGGGTTGTGCGGGAAGCAGAGCACGAGCAGCTTGGGCTTGGGCCAGGTTTGGCGCATGGCCAGTTCCAGGTCCGCAATGAAGTCGCGCTCTGGGTCCATGGGAATGCGTCGCACGTCTGCGCCGGCGATGATGCTGGCGTAAGGATGGATGGGGTAGGTCGGGTCCTGGGCAAAGACGACGTCACCTGGAGAAAGCATGACCATGGACAGGTGGGCAAGGCCTTCCTTGGCGCCCATGGTGACGACGGCTTCCTGGTCCGGATCGATATGTACGTCGTAACGGCGTTCGTACCAGGACGAGATGGCCCGGCGCAGGTTGGGGATGCCCTTGGAGGCCGAGTAGCGGTGGTTGATGGGTTTTTGCGCGGCCTCAACCATCTTGTCCACAATGTGCTGGGGGGTACCGATGTCTGGGTTGCCCATGCCGAAGTCAACGATATCGATGTTCTGGTGGCGCATCTGCATCTTGAGTTCGTTGACCACGGCGAACACATAGGGGGGAAGCCGGTGTACTCGTGGGAATTGGTCCATGTCCTCTCCTTTTGTTGTCCCGCCTAGGCGGTTGCTGCATTCGTGCATGTTAGAGGCGCGAAGACGCGCTTGTCAAAACATCCGCGAACAAGTTCATCCCCCCGCACTTAGGCCGGGGGGTAAACCGGGATGGGGCGGGGGAGGGGGCCGCCTACTCGAACAGGTAGGCGTACTGGTCTGCCACGGCGGTAGTTCGGCCCGCCAGGGCTTCTGCTGCTGCTGCCACAGTGGCTGCGTCGACGGTTCCGGCCTCGGAGGCCAGATAATGGGTAAGGACAT is part of the Desulfovibrio ferrophilus genome and harbors:
- the alaC gene encoding alanine transaminase; this encodes MDQFPRVHRLPPYVFAVVNELKMQMRHQNIDIVDFGMGNPDIGTPQHIVDKMVEAAQKPINHRYSASKGIPNLRRAISSWYERRYDVHIDPDQEAVVTMGAKEGLAHLSMVMLSPGDVVFAQDPTYPIHPYASIIAGADVRRIPMDPERDFIADLELAMRQTWPKPKLLVLCFPHNPTTQVVDLEFFQRIVDFAKEHGIYVIHDLAYADLVFDGYKAPSFLQAKGAKDVGVEFFSMSKSYSMAGWRVGFCCGNRDMVQALTRIKSYLDYGIFQPIQIASIIALNEDQTCVKEIVDTYQHRRDILCEGLNRVGWEVTPPKATMFLWAKIPEPFRKMGSVEFSKLLLREGHVAVAPGLGFGSYGDDHVRFALIENDNRTKQAMKGIKHVLESHSC